The DNA sequence GGGTACCGCGCGGGGGTGCGCAAGGTTGTCGCCGGTGTTGACCACGAGATCCGGCTCGAGCGCGTCGAGTTCGCGCACCCATGCCTGCTTGAGCTGCTGCCGGGGCAGCATGTGCAGGTCGCTGAGGTGCAGCACGCGGATGCTCGGCGAGCCCGGGGCGAGCACCTCGAGGGTGGCGGAGCGCAGCGCGAACGCGTTGCGCTCGATCAGCGTGGCGTAGCCGAGCGACGCCGCGCCCGCGGCGACCACCGCTCCGAGCGCCTTCCAGGCGGGGCCGCCGGGGACCCGCGGGCCGCTCGCGGGGCGAGGTGTCCAGTGCGTTCCAGAAGTTGTGCCCACGTCTGCCACGATACGGCAGGCGCCCACCGTCCGAACGGCTGTGCACAGGGCACGGGTGCAGGAAGCCAGGGTGCGCGGGCCGGGGTGCGCGTCCGGGGCGCGTACCGTTTCACGCTATGGGAGAACTCAAGGATCAGATCCGCGGCGACCTCACCGCCTCGATGAAGGCCAAGGATCCGCTGCGTACCGGGACGCTGAGGATGGTGCTGTCCGCGGTGCAGGCGGAGGAGGTCGCGGGCAAGGAGGCGCGCACCCTCACCGACGACGAGGTGCTCAAGGTCATCGCCAAGGAGTCGAAGAAGCGCCTGGAGGCCGCGCAGGTGTTCGACGATGCCGGCCGGGCGGAACTGGCGCGCAAGGAGCGGGCCGAGGAGGAGATCCTCGCCGCGTACCTGCCGCGGCAGCTGGACGACGACGAACTGGGCCGGGTGGTCGACGAGGCCGTCGCGGAGGTGCGCGAGCAACTGGGCGCGGAGCCGGGGATGCGTCAGATGGGGCAGATCATGAAGGCGGCGACGGCCCGCGCCGCGGGACGCGCGGACGGATCCAGGCTGTCGAGTGTGGTGAAATCCCGCCTGGCGGGCTGATCGGCGCCCGACCGGGGATCAGTCCGCGTCGTCGCCCCGGTCGGCACCGCCGTTGTCTCCTCTGTCGTTGCTCCGGTCCTCGGATCGTGGGGTCGGCCGGTCTCCACGGTCGCCGCCGTTGTCGTCGGCGGGCTTACGGCTGCCGTCGCTGATGCTGATGGTGATCGTGGAGCCGGGGACGGCGGAGCCGACGGGGCTCACGGACACCACGTTGCCCTTCTGCTTGTCGGACGGCACCGTCACGGACTTGACCTGGAAACCCGCACCGCGCAGGCGGGCGGTGGCGCCGGCCTCCGTGCGGCCGACGACGTCCGGCACGACCGCGGAGGCGTTGCCCTTGACGTACTGGGGGTCCGGCTGCGGCAGCACCGGCGGCGGGTAGTCGCCGAGGATGCGCCCCACCGCCTGATACCAGGCCAGCGCCGGTTCGGTGCCGCCGTACACGTTGCCCTCGGCGCACGAGCGCAGCGGCGAGGTGCAGATGGGTCCGGGGTTGGTGCCGTCGTTGTACACGTAGGAGAAGCCGGCGATGGACTGGGTGAACGCCAGGAAGGCCGACGAACGGTAGGTCTCCGTGGTGCCGGTCTTCGCGGACACCGGCGCTGTCCACCCGGCCGCCGCCGCGGAGCCCGCGGACGTGCCGCCGGGCAGATGGTCCTCGCCCAGGCCGACGGCCAGGGTGTTCGCGAGGCCCGGGTCGATGACCTGCTTGCACGCCTCCTGCGTGACCGGGACCGGTTTGCCGTCGCGGTCGAACACGGCCTCGATGGGGGTGGGTGGGCACCAGACTCCGCCGGACGCGAGCGTGGCGGCCACGTTGGCCATCTCAAGCGGGTCCACCGGCGTGGGTCCCAAGGTGAACGACCCGCGGTTCTCGTCCTTGATGATCTGCGCCAGGCTGCGGTCGTCCACCCCGGACGTGCCGGGCTTGGTGTAAGAGCGCAGGCCCAGGCGCACGGCCATGTCCACGGTGGGGTCCACGCCGACGTCCTTGAGCATCTTGACGAAGGCGGTGTTCGGGGAGGTGGCCAGCGCCTGCGTCAGCGACATGCTCGGGGGGTAGTCGCCCACGTTGCGCACGCAGTACGAGTCCGAGGGGCAGCCGGCGGCACCACCATGACCCATCCCCTGGGCGATGAAGAGCGGGGGGACCTGCACAGTCGTGTCCAGGCCCAGGCCCTTCTCCATCGCCACCGCAGTCGTGAAGATCTTGAAAGTGGAGCCCGCGCCGTCGCCGACCATGGTGAACGGCTGCGGCTGCACCGTCTCGTGCGCGGCCGCGTCGAGCCCGTAGGTGCGGCTGCTGGCCATGGCGACCACCTTGTGGGCGTCCTTGCCGGGCTCGATCAGGTTCATGACCTCCGCGATGCCTTCGAGGTCGGGCGACGCGGTGTCGGTGAGTGCGCGCTTGACCGAGTCCTGGATCTCCGGCCGCAGCGTGGTGCGGATCAGGTAGCCGCCGCGCTTGAGCTGCTCGTCGGTGAAGCCGGCGTTGTTGAGGTAGTTGAGCACGTAGTCGCAGAAGAACCCGCGGTCGCCGGCGGCGATGCATCCGCGGGGGAGCGTGTTGGGCTCCGGCAGGATCCCCAGCGGCTGCTCTTTGGCCTCGGCGGCCTGCTGCGGGGTGATCGCCTCGGTGGACGCCATCGCGTCGAGCACCTCGTTGCGCCGCTTCGTGGTCTCGTCCGGATTGATGTACGGGTTGAGCCGGGACGGCGACTGCACCATGCCGGCCAGCATCGCCGACTGCGTCAGATTGAGGTCCTTGGCATCCACCCCGAAGTACGTGCGGGCGGCGTCCTGCACCCCGTAGCTGCCGTTGCCGTACGGAACCAGGTTGAGGTAGCGGGTGAGGATCTCGTCCTTGGAAAGCTGCTTGTCCAGCGTCAGCGCCATCCGGGCTTCGCGGAGTTTGCGCGAGATGGTCGTCTCGGTGGCCTCGCGGCGCTGAGCATCGGTCTGCGCCGCCACGAACACCAGGTAGTTCTTCACGTACTGCTGGTCGATGGTGGAGGCGCCTTGCTGCACCTCGCCGCTGCTGGTGTTGGTGAGCAGCGCGCGCAGCGTTCCCTGCCAGTCGACGCCCTTGTGCGTGGCGAACCGGCGGTCCTCGATCGAGACCTGGGCCAGCTTCATGTAGTTCGAGATCTGGTCGCTGGGCACCTCGAACCGGCGCTGGTCGTAGAGCCAGGCGATGGGGTTCCCCGCTGCGTCGACGATGGTCGTCACCGCCGGTGCATCCCCCTCGAGCACCTGCGACGACGACGAGTCGACGGCGTCGCTGGCCTTGTTGACGACGACCCCTACGCCCCCGAATACGGGGAACAGGACGCCCGCCAGCACGACGCCTGCGAGCACGCAGATGCCGAGCAACTTCGCGATTGTCTTCCCGGACGGCACGCACCACAGAGTACGCAGGGTGCCGCCCGTGCCGTGTACGCGGCGCGCGCACCGGCGTCGTCCATGCGACCGCCGGAGCCGCCGCGGGAGCCGGAATCGCAGCGGCGGCGGCCGTTTACCTGGTGGACGGGGGTTGCAGACCGGTGTTCAGTCGCCTAAGTTAACAATTACTGTGATGCAGTTAACAAACTGAGGTTTTGCACGCGAAGGGGGCAGGTCATATGCGCACTTCAGCCCATATGTCGGAATCCGCAAGCGTACGGAAGAGCACGGGCGGCGAGGACGCGGCCCGTGCGCGCGCCAGGACCACCGGGCACGGTGCCTCGGTGCCGAAGCTCCGCAAGACCGGGATCCCGCCGTTGTCGGTGGATTCCAGCGAGGCACGGATGGCGTGGACGTCGCAGGCACTGTGCCGCAACATCGACCCCGACGAGCTGTTCGTCCGGGGCGCGGCACAGCGCAAGGCCGCCACGATCTGCCGGCACTGCCCCGTCATGCTCGAATGCGCGGCGGACGCGCTCGACAACCGGGTGGAGTTCGGCGTGTGGGGCGGTATGACGGAACGCCAGCGCAGGGCGTTGCTTAAGGAGCACCCCAACGTGACGTCCTGGGCCACCTTCTTCGAAGCCGCCCGGCGACGCCGTTCGGTCGGCTGACCGCGCGACGGCCGCCGCCGCGCGGTCAGGAGCCGTCGGCGACGAGCTGGTCGCCGACGGCGCGCAGCGCGTCGAGGCTGGAGACCTCGAACGGCAGCGACGGCACACCGACGACGGGTACGCGCGGGTGCGCACCGGTGAAGCGGCCGAGCAGCCGCACCTCGCGCTTCGCCGTCGCACCCCGCTCGGCGTGGATGCGCAGCACCGCGCCGGCCACCGGCGGAAGGGACGGTTGCCGTGGTTCGCCCTCCGGGGCTCCGCGCTCCTCATCGAGTCGGTCGGCTGCGGCCAGCGCCTTCTCCACCGGCAGCGGGGACAGCATCGGGTGCGTGCGATTGAGCACCAGCCCGGCCAGCGGCATGTTCTCGTCGGTGAGGCGCTCGACGAAGAACGACGCCTCCCGCAGCGCGTCGGGCTCCGCGGCGGAGACCACGAGGAACGCCGTGCCGGGCCTGCGCAGGAGCTGGTAGGTGCGGTTGGCGCGTTCACGGAAGCCGCCGAACATCTCCTCGAACGACTGCACGAACAGCGAGGCGTCGGCGAGCATCGAGCTGCCCACCACCGTCGACACCGCGCGCATCGCCATGCCGACGGCGCCGCTGACGATCTTGCGGATCCCGCGGCCCGGGGCCATGAACATGCGGATCATGCGGCCGTCCAGAAACGCACCCAGCCGTTGCGGGGCGTCGAGGAAGTCGAGCGCGTTGCGCGACGGC is a window from the Tomitella gaofuii genome containing:
- a CDS encoding GatB/YqeY domain-containing protein, producing MGELKDQIRGDLTASMKAKDPLRTGTLRMVLSAVQAEEVAGKEARTLTDDEVLKVIAKESKKRLEAAQVFDDAGRAELARKERAEEEILAAYLPRQLDDDELGRVVDEAVAEVREQLGAEPGMRQMGQIMKAATARAAGRADGSRLSSVVKSRLAG
- a CDS encoding penicillin-binding protein, producing MPSGKTIAKLLGICVLAGVVLAGVLFPVFGGVGVVVNKASDAVDSSSSQVLEGDAPAVTTIVDAAGNPIAWLYDQRRFEVPSDQISNYMKLAQVSIEDRRFATHKGVDWQGTLRALLTNTSSGEVQQGASTIDQQYVKNYLVFVAAQTDAQRREATETTISRKLREARMALTLDKQLSKDEILTRYLNLVPYGNGSYGVQDAARTYFGVDAKDLNLTQSAMLAGMVQSPSRLNPYINPDETTKRRNEVLDAMASTEAITPQQAAEAKEQPLGILPEPNTLPRGCIAAGDRGFFCDYVLNYLNNAGFTDEQLKRGGYLIRTTLRPEIQDSVKRALTDTASPDLEGIAEVMNLIEPGKDAHKVVAMASSRTYGLDAAAHETVQPQPFTMVGDGAGSTFKIFTTAVAMEKGLGLDTTVQVPPLFIAQGMGHGGAAGCPSDSYCVRNVGDYPPSMSLTQALATSPNTAFVKMLKDVGVDPTVDMAVRLGLRSYTKPGTSGVDDRSLAQIIKDENRGSFTLGPTPVDPLEMANVAATLASGGVWCPPTPIEAVFDRDGKPVPVTQEACKQVIDPGLANTLAVGLGEDHLPGGTSAGSAAAAGWTAPVSAKTGTTETYRSSAFLAFTQSIAGFSYVYNDGTNPGPICTSPLRSCAEGNVYGGTEPALAWYQAVGRILGDYPPPVLPQPDPQYVKGNASAVVPDVVGRTEAGATARLRGAGFQVKSVTVPSDKQKGNVVSVSPVGSAVPGSTITISISDGSRKPADDNGGDRGDRPTPRSEDRSNDRGDNGGADRGDDAD
- a CDS encoding WhiB family transcriptional regulator; the encoded protein is MAWTSQALCRNIDPDELFVRGAAQRKAATICRHCPVMLECAADALDNRVEFGVWGGMTERQRRALLKEHPNVTSWATFFEAARRRRSVG
- a CDS encoding ArsA family ATPase, whose product is MTGTVDVAALLADGTTRVVVCCGAGGVGKTTTAAALALRAAESGRSVVVLTIDPARRLAQALGVGDLSNTPQPVPLPDNASGGGLHAMMLDMRRTFDDMVVQYATPERAREILANPFYQTVASSFAGTQEYMAMEKLGQLVAEDAWDLIVVDTPPSRNALDFLDAPQRLGAFLDGRMIRMFMAPGRGIRKIVSGAVGMAMRAVSTVVGSSMLADASLFVQSFEEMFGGFRERANRTYQLLRRPGTAFLVVSAAEPDALREASFFVERLTDENMPLAGLVLNRTHPMLSPLPVEKALAAADRLDEERGAPEGEPRQPSLPPVAGAVLRIHAERGATAKREVRLLGRFTGAHPRVPVVGVPSLPFEVSSLDALRAVGDQLVADGS